From the genome of Nicotiana tabacum cultivar K326 chromosome 2, ASM71507v2, whole genome shotgun sequence:
atgatcatcttcctaattttggttcaacttgtcatatttctaaaatagattgaagttgctaagaattccggatcattttagagtgtaagaaagctcaattaaggtatgttggctaaactttctctcttagaatcgatttctataatgtttccgtaagatcaagtatgattggctcaagattcctaacttctatattccaggttattccctataaacttGTTTATTCCGAATAAAccttatgtcgaaagatagatgttcaaagtatggtttgcgtattaaaatgttgtggctttgagtcgtgttttaaaTGAAAACTAGCATACAATTGGGTGAGAAAAACTAGATACACCTAAGACTCATAATTGtttatatgtgtacctaaagtcttgattggaagtgTCATGTTGTTGATAATCTTTAAAGATGCctgaaaataaaataagtgaattgaagaaatagagtgtggccaacgtgccaagaatttaagttatagttgtggctagtggtgccaatgaaatgagaatATGTGATAAGGATTATGAAATAAGCCTCGACTCAATTGcttaaaaatgattttgaaaatagaattgcctaaaatctTTTGTACTCAATccatgcccataagtggctgctttaactaatgctttactttacaaatatatccagtgtgatttgAGCTCTTACATACTCaggtgttgaaattgtatattgtcatttCTGGAAAAgtgtattgcaagaataaatggtgtattgattgcttATGATTTGATGTGTGCTTGCATTGCTGGTCGGTATGCCCCATTATTTGGGAAGAAaccttttgtgtttaaagttttcattactaataaatttgaggtatatgattgctgaaatattctatatgttgatatttgatggtgatctttgaaattgaaagaggttagAGTGTGGAATATGAATTATGACcaccgtgccaggaataaagaatcttgtgaatggccaaatgagccaaggaaatattgttgttgtgagtgaCAGGAAATACTAaaaagaatttatacaatgtgaaagatgttgaggtcagaacaattgtatttatgttacctttgtatgcaaatcaaatcaaaaatgtttttgggagcatTATTAGCAAaatcgaggaagggtgggtcataaggcccacacctgaaactacacgtgcctgtgtaggggtggattgtgattattccccttatttgggatgaaattgaaatattggagaaaattgtgatattattccccttaattgggatgaaactgataacaattgtggattggaaaagtcaacccacacggcatatgtggaaaggcggcctagctgatcgagTGGAGATCGGACGCTATGTTGCGcccatggtggtactactcttggtaacaactttctttcgcatcactcgtcaaaccacattgttcgtacGAAGAtcgcctagccgatcgggcgtgatcggactccgtgctaacaaagacggtggtatatcggtgctaatgatctcccaaccaaaattgtatatgaagttcgtatttcgaaaattattatgttttaactggacatttggatattgttgattgtgacttgttgtttctatgtgctgtcttttcttatatggtcattctattttgagagaggacttttagctttacatactagtactattcgacagtactaacgctCCTTTTactggggcgctgcatctttaatggatgcaggtggttctacagcaggcggcattgatctgtgatagcggtacactttcttcagctgacttggtgagccctattcatttcggggtcatgtatcttttgtttcccatgcactatgttttgaggtatagtcggggtcttgttgccggcatttccctattactcttctattgtacttagaggctccgtagacaggttgtaggttgtggttgatgttggtaattgaactagaaatgttggtatttggcaatcatatttttttttcattaattctataaactcgtaatattttagaaattatgaatgaagctgctaatgggaatgaaaaggaagttgttaatagaATCTTTTTAGAGTTTGAGTAATGGAGTACATCTCTTCTTTATTcatagatgagtttgggtagaaggtaatctaacaggcttgctcggccgggttctctcggttgagcgccgctcgtgctccccgagtttggggcatgacagaagGGGCAGAAGCCAAAGAGGTAGCAGTTTTCCTCTTACGAATGCAGGTAGAGGAGCTCTCGGCCTCCTCGAAGGCCCTCGGGTTGGAGTTGAGAGAAGcgcaaaagaaaagaaggtcAACAAGAGTGAACCACAAAAGATGAGTAACCACAAAGCCAAAGTAAAGAAACTCACCGGTCAAGGAAGGAGCAAGCCCAAATTTCTTGAGAAAGCCCGGCCACTCACGAATCCCCGCGATGTGAGGGAGGAGACGACCGACCCAATCAGAAATATCCCTGACCAAGGGAGGGGGCGAAGTCTTGGCTGCATAAGAAATGAGCAAAAGATTATAACTCGCGACTAAGCAAAGTAAACCAAACGCCTCAACACAGAAAGGTTAGACGCTTACGAGTATAGTTTCAAGTTTCAGGGAAGCCGTCTGCATTGGCCACCACGTCCTCAGCTCTTACGAAGAAGAAGTTGTACCAGAGCTAGCGGCTAGCCTTGTCATCCATCTTTACCACTAGGCACTTGCCCTCTCGGTGGCGAAGGTTCAACATCACCCCCTATAGAAACTAGGGGCGAATAAATGCGCCAGATGCCGAAGAGTGATCTCGACTCCAGCCAGCTCCGCAAACTTAGTAAGCATCGTGATGAGCTTATAGATATACGGTGCAAGCTGAGCCGGGCAAACGCTATAGAAATGACAAAACTCCTCCGCTAGTGGAAGAAGGGGTAGAGCGTGACCGACATGAAAAGAGTAAGCGTACAACGCACAGTACCCGAGGCGGTGGACTTGTACCATATCTCGCCCCGCAGGGACCAACTCGATGCGAGCGGGAATGCCACATTTAGCCCTAAGCTCTAATAAATCGACCTCCTTCATTGCTGACTCGGAGATTTCGGGCCCAGCTTTAGATGCCTTTGTAAAATTACACCTGACTTTCTTACCACGAGGAACTATCTCCTTCACCGTAGGGAAGTTCTCATCCTCAACGGCAGCAGAGACGCCATCCGTGTGAGGAGGGAAAACCATCGCTAAAGGAATCGGGTAACTTTCCTCACTGGGACCAGAAGATACGTTAGACATAGTTCTAACGAAAGATAAGGTATTCAAAGTAACGGGGAGTTAAAAACAACATGGATCGCTAAGGCAGGGAAAGAAGATGCACAATAAtggaataagaagaagaaggcaCAAGGTTTTGATATAGGAAATCTGTAAAACTTGAGTGCGTGTCTTCACATTCCTATTTATAAGATCTCAGGCATCGAAATCGAGAAATTAGGTCATCATTACTTAGCACCACTATCGAAGCGACAGATTCAACCAACAGACGCACACGAAATGATGCAACGCTGCAGGAAAACCAACATAATGACGTATGATGTCATGACGTCACTTTGATCCAGGAACAACGTAACCCCAAAAGTTGCAGCTCATGAAAGACCATGTTGCCCACTCGTCCAATCATCTCGACCACGACAAACAGAATCCGTTCATCAAGCCCGCCTGAGGCCggcctcaataagcggagggactaactgtataggtcaaaatatGCCCTAAAATATATAAGACAAGATAATACCAAAGGAAGAGTCTTCAAGCCGTCATCAGCCGAGGTCGACTAGGAAGCAGCGAGGTTCGTGGCTGAGATATCACcaagggtcgaggtcgagcaccgtTGGCAAATCTGTAACGACTAGTTTTCGaaataggatattaaagagaatattctagtaaaTATTAGGGTTTATTAAGAAAatgtctcatataaatagaaaatgaGACAATGGTGTAAGGCACGTGACATTCATTTGACAAGAACAAACTTTTAATTGAAGATTCTTTCTCTCCCTTACAAAGATACAAACACTACCTTTTCATCTAGATTCTGGATCGTATTATCCCACACCCTTCCttcagatccgagaataattcGAACATTCTGGGACttgtctgtcactcatcattgtcaggagggATAATCAACTAGTTCAtactttattgggtgaatcactcattctatttacttaaacgtcatttattgttatttatagCTAGTTGTTGCTACATTATTGCTCATACTTTTTGGAATAGTTAATGCATATTGTTGTTAATCCCCCACAAGATCTGACCAGCATTAGTCACCTTTTGAAAATAACATCTagagatattattattaactaagtTTAACCAATTATTATATAAATTGAgttattttaatcaaaaattacactttttggtcaaacagttgTGAAGCATCACACATATTTTAGCCACACTTATTTACGACTAGGATGCAGTTGTGAAGCATCACAAATACACGCAAAAAATGCACATGTATATTAGCCTTATTTTTTGCCACTAATTATGACTGTTTGCTGAAGTCGATTAATTTACACGGTGCAAATACTAACATGTCTAGTGGAAACTTAAATTGTTGAATAAAGATGTTCTTAAATTGTTGAATAAAGATGTCACAATTACTTTATTGTTTTCCTCGAGGTACCTTCCCCTCTTGCAGGGCTTTTGTTTGCCGCTTGCCTAGACATACGTGGGTGGTTGGGTAGAATGTATTAggaaaaataatatatgtattaacTTTGTTATTACTAATTTTTTATTTGTCAGTGTTTTCAACCTATGTATAATACACTCAATTCAGTACTCCATAACAAACTATGACATTAGCAAtatcatgatttttaatatacgAATAAGAATGTATAAAGACAGAATTAATTTTAATATACCAAAACCAAACAATCAATAAGAAATAATCAGATTAATACTAATCACAATATTGTTAATACACCATATTTAATAGTATTGTTATATACCCTACCAAATGACTGCTTAATTAATTGTAAAGATATAATTTGTGGGGAGTACTAGAATGGTCGAAGACGTGCTATAAGATCGCTACAATCACACGCGACGCCTGTTCCACATGCATTTTCTCAACGCTAATTCCGCCTTCAACCGTCCACTTTCCGCCCTAACGTACTTCCTAAAGTATATATATCTTTGATCATTATTCGGATTAATCTATTTCACTATTATTCCAATCATTTTATCAAAGTCAAGGCTCTTAACTTTCTAATAACACAAGCGAAAAATATTCGAGTGTGTCCATGTTAAGTGACAGCTTCTTATCGACAGTTAACGCCCTTTCATCCATAAGAATAGCCCCACTTGTATCCTTTCTTGCTGCAATGGCAAGAGAAGAGAAAAGTCGGTGCACATATATTATTTTCTAAGTAGGAGCGAGAGAGTGCGGGGAACGGGGATGAAGGAGGAAtgaaattattatttataaatgttCAAGTCTTTCACTCATTAATCATTCGATTATAAGCCAAGCTAAGGGTGGAGACTAAGGTACATTGCAATTTGCAgcagttttgtatttttgtaaccaaagaaagaaagaaatctaAGGTGCAAGATCTAGAAGATGACGACGGTAATGATCaccatctcctctatcttttcTGTCTGATCTTAATTTCATTCGTAGAAAAAAAACTTTTAACCGATTTTATGTGTCTTATCTTTTTGGTTGAGTTCAGATGACAGAGATGAGAGTACATATGGATTGTGCTGGATGTGAGAGCAAGATTAGAAAATCTCTCGAGAAAGTTAAAGGTAAATTAGTTCTAGCAGCTTAATTATTTTTTTGAGTTGCTAATTtcgctttttattattttttgatgactTGATACTGATACGTAAAAGTTCCTTCAAAAATTGTTATGTATATTGAAGTTAAACTCGAACAAGAATGATGGAATTTGAAATACTGTGTGAAGGGAGTATCTAATTTTGTGAACTTTTGACCTAAATTTTAGGTGTTGATAATGTAGAAATAGATATGGCCATGCAAAAGGTGACAGTAACAGGATGGGCAGACCAAAAGAAAATACTCAAGACAGTGAGGAGAACTGGTAAAAGAGCTGAAATATGGCAATTTCCTCATAATCCTGAGATGAGAAataatcataattatgtcactgATCATTATTATCAGCAGCAAGGCTGCGGTGGCCCGTCCACCTATTACGCCGGAGAGCCGCCGGCTTCCGCCTATAACTATCGCAAACACGGCTGTGACAACTATGGTCGAGCTTACAGCCTTTACAGGGGCAATTCGAACACTTTTGGTAGCCGAGCTGGTGATACATTTAGTGACGAGAATCCTAATGGTTGTCACATTATGTGAAAATTGTTGGTTGACCAAAATTTCCCATTCAATTTCACtatttcacttttcttttcttctctttctccattcttttttattttcctctTGAACATTGAAAGAAAAACACACAAtttccctttattttcttttttgtcttattttttctGGTCCTTATAAATTTATAGACTCAGTTATCAAGTTAAAGTTTGTAACATGTAAGTGAAAGAGCCGGATCTAGGATTTGGAGGTTGCGGGTGCCATATTATTTTGTACGTAGACGTATTATTATTTATACGGTCCAAAAAGAGTAAATGTTTAGTTTGATCAACTTTGGATTTTGATTCGAGTTATTCATCGTTTCAGTTTATACAGACAAATATATCGAACGAAAAAAAATTATGACAACTTAGCATACATTATAAAATTTCCAGCAGTAAAGACCATTATCGTTAAATTTATTctacatgaaaaaaataaaagacagtcACTTCTTTCATCTACCGGCACTTGGAAATATCTTCCAATTAACAAAATACTACCATAATCAGTTTGGGGCAGCAACACCGTAGCTGGGAGGGTTTTGGGTGGGAAATGATTTTGGGGAAATAAGAGAGCTTTGTTATTTTAATGTACTCAAAGGAGAGCACAATAAATAAGTCAAacaagattaaataaataaaaaggtaaaaaagaattaataaagtaaaacaaagaataaataaaaataaaatgtgaaCATATGACACCTCACATTAATTGTCCAAAAGTATCTAGGAGAAATTTTCGAACCTTTATCATTGGCACCCGGTGACGATTTTGTTCATTAGGTgtcattttattatatctaaGATATTTCATCTACATATTTAGATATATACACAGAGTTTCGACCGAGGATTGCGGGTGGCGGCGCACCCCTCGGCTCTATGTAGATCTGCTCCATGCATGTAACAACGTAAGCTTTTAAGGAAGTAGTATTTTTGAAAGGATGTAAGCTTCTAATTACGAATTTCCAAATAAATGGACTTGTTGTTCATAGCTGACTTTTTCTACCGCATTTTCCGAATTACTTGTGTACTAACTACGCCATAACTTAAATAGTTTTCATACTGTTAAGAGAGAAGCAAGAAAGACCCAATTCAAACTATTAATCAAATGTTGACATTTTAGCCACACGACTCTTAGGACCCAATGTAAAACGTGTTTGGATTAGTGAAATAGTGCGCTACTCACGAATTGGATTAATGATATTTAACTTTCTCTGCTTGTAATCTATCATATGACAGTACTAAGACCTTCGAAATTAATAAGAAGAGAGTTCTACCTACATAGAGTGCAACTTATTTTTAACACACTAGACAGTTTTGTCTAAGTTCATTACTGTAATgatccggtcggtcgttttgagtattataatcttGTTTCAccatttattgctcaatttatgccttacagtcattttatgacttaccggattagttggttcggatccggaaggaattcggagtgaaacgagacacttagtctcataattgaaaatttaagatAGAAAAGTTGAAcagatgtggacttatgtgtaagcgacctcggattcgaattctgataatttcaatagctctgtatggtgattttggacttaggagcatgtccgaaaaattatttggaagtccgtagtagaattagacttgaaatggcaaaagtcgaattcaTGGGAAGAttgatcgggggttgactttttgatatcggggtcggaatccagttctgaaaattttcatagctctgttatgtcatttgtgacctgtgtgcaaaatttgaggtcaatcggaattgatttgataggtttcggcatcgaatgtagaagttggaaatttttaagttccttaagcttgaattggggtatgattcatggttttagcgttgtttgatatgatttgaggtttcgactaagtctgtatgatattaTAGGACTTGTTTATATAATTTGAcgagtcccgaggggcttgggtgtattttttctAGGAttattggttgagagactagtaaggttgggaaatttgggagtttgaccatggtcaatatcgggtcaagaagacctttttcagtattttgagtgtgcgagcaggtccgtagcgtgttttattattgaaattcatatatggtttgtgtccgggagaattcggatggttaatggatagAAAGttagacttaaacagctgctgcaatttttattCTGCTGGAAAACTGAagtgtaacactcctcaaatctataaaagtttcaagacacgctaaatatagaatttaatatttttattttaatcttaaattatacttctattacggatttaaacccttgtgattgattttttaagttatttttctatttataaataattggatatacaattagcggaatattaataattttaatattattaattattaaaagtgggtatcattaattattagttaagttaaatttaaaaaaaaaaagaactagtGTTCTGTTCGCTCACGAAACAGAGAGCCACGAAACATAGGCAGCTAGAAATTGCTCGCGCACGGAAAATTTTAGGGTTCTTTACAACTCACTTATTCTTGAACCCATGTATATAAAATTCTCTATTGTCAATTATCCTACAATAGTAATAGGTAAGAATTGagtagttaattcccttcttcCTCTGTATCAACAGTAAGTTCCATGTTTTGGTGTGAAACTTTTAAATTAATTCAAATGCACTGGTTGTTATAGAATCAATTGTTTGACGGGTATAAATTGGATTGGGGCCTACGTATTGGCTCAgggagttttgaggtgagttgatataactcTTTACTAAAAGTGGTTAACTCACAAAAGTACGCATACAAaatgtttgatgaattgcttaaatgAGTTGATATGTACTTAATTGAAGCAAGTGAGTacctattagcttagaattattttctagctaaagtttagatgatttattctgatatatgtgcataaattttcagatttttgtgttattcttatgtgccattttcatgttgaaaattcatgaagaagcaagaatctttagaaatgcttttgaatgtttatttcattcttatgtcatGCCTTATATTTAAGGATACCGGTATGAGTATGTATAGGATGTTGCAGAAaatatttagacttgaaaagtcacaagaagaggttttagaaagaaagaatttttgggagtatcctttattctaagaaggggtcatcgtccaggccgagggtcctgaccaaggcgttgacttcctgaaactacttgtgccaaagtagggagcacacgagccaagggtctcgttgctgagaatttgcCTAGCCAAGCTAAGGTATGGTACATGAGCGTTGAGAACtatgaagcgagtggcacctcgtggattgggcctattcgatcaggttgggatcgaacccgtgtcGATCACCCGGTGACTAAGACAGAAAAATAAGTCACAATAGTTgaaactcccaaagtataaagtgaagtattttttttataagaaagaaaaaaaattcttttagaatattcataaactgctattatgcaattattttagaattgttcttataagctttatgttttacatgtatttagaatctttgctcgtaatgtatatgttattaaagtttcgtTCCCTGTCGTTGagactgagtacaatggatggtactgacgttctcttttgggaacctacgttggtctgcggtacaacgtaggaaccggtTTTGCAGCGAGCAAACTACGAGTTAGGACTTCCCTCACTTCCactgctattggtgagctccgcttttatTCGTGGAGTACTCCTTTGAGTCGTCATTATTTagctatttctttatttacttggagaactggccaggaaatctcatgtcctgagcagtgcgtcagtttatcagtagaggcttcataaaCACAGTCGatgggttaagattcagatgttttttgataataacttagcagtatttcattggttactacgaataaagttttgaggttgatttattttagatatttaaattaattaaaagtatttaGTTACAATATTACCTTGTGgcatataaagtttgaagttataatagatttgataagcgtagatggttcgctcggtcatgtttagtgatcgggtgccggtcccggc
Proteins encoded in this window:
- the LOC107769458 gene encoding heavy metal-associated isoprenylated plant protein 28-like, producing the protein MTTMTEMRVHMDCAGCESKIRKSLEKVKGVDNVEIDMAMQKVTVTGWADQKKILKTVRRTGKRAEIWQFPHNPEMRNNHNYVTDHYYQQQGCGGPSTYYAGEPPASAYNYRKHGCDNYGRAYSLYRGNSNTFGSRAGDTFSDENPNGCHIM